A window of Cryptomeria japonica chromosome 3, Sugi_1.0, whole genome shotgun sequence contains these coding sequences:
- the LOC131874223 gene encoding uncharacterized protein LOC131874223 — translation MEIESTLTKTINLHRKDWAARLLEAVWAYRTSWKTTTRFTPFEMLYRKKAIMPIEFELKNLRTTIELGMDITSAQQARIMQLNELDGVRTTALQNTKLLQNQRIKWHDKYIKDKNFQSGDWALLYDSRLKLYRKTSSKEVFLKQFNSNSDSPATSNFEFPATDEGGTLSLPSD, via the exons ATGGAAATTGAAAGCACCCTGACTAAAACTATTAATCTTCATAGGAAAGATTGGGCAGCTAGATTACTCGAAGCAGTCTGGGCATATAGGACATCATGGAAAACAACAACAAGGtttactccttttgagatgctataTAGAAAGAAAGCAATTATGCCCATTGAATTTGAGCTTAAAAATTTAAGAACAACAATTGAATTGGGGATGGATATTACTAGTGCACAACAAGCAAGAATTATGCAACTCAATGAGTTAGATGGAGTCAGAACAACTGCCTTGCAAAACACAAAACTCCTGCAAAATCAACGGatcaaatggcatgataaatatatcaaggataAAAACTTTCAATCGGGAGATTGGGCTCTCCTATATGATTCCAG ATTGAAGTTATATCGTAAGACCTCGTCTAAAGAAGTGTTCCTGAAACAATTTAATTCAAACTCCGATTCTCCTGCAACTTCAAACTTTGAGTTTCCTGCAACCGATGAAGGTGGGACCTTATCCCTGCCTTCTGATTAA